The Macrococcoides canis genome has a window encoding:
- a CDS encoding universal stress protein codes for MLVYKNILIAVDGSSEAEWAFNKAVEVAKRNNATLSIINVIDTRSYASVEAYDRSISERATQFAESLLDGYKRVAQSRGVSNVDTLIEYGSPKTIIPKKIAQKLGVDLIMCGSTGLNAVERFIIGSVSEAIVRHAECDVLVVRTETMPHNFQPEVATKELLEEHKQ; via the coding sequence ATGTTAGTGTATAAAAATATCTTAATCGCAGTCGATGGATCAAGTGAAGCAGAATGGGCATTCAATAAAGCAGTCGAAGTTGCAAAGCGTAATAACGCAACACTCTCAATCATCAATGTTATTGATACAAGAAGCTATGCAAGCGTCGAAGCTTATGACCGCTCTATTTCAGAACGCGCAACACAGTTTGCAGAGTCATTGCTTGATGGTTACAAACGAGTAGCACAAAGCCGTGGTGTTTCTAACGTAGATACTTTAATTGAATATGGCTCACCAAAGACGATTATCCCTAAGAAAATTGCACAAAAATTAGGCGTAGACTTAATCATGTGTGGTTCAACTGGACTGAATGCGGTTGAACGTTTCATCATCGGATCTGTATCAGAAGCCATCGTACGTCATGCAGAATGTGACGTATTAGTGGTCAGAACTGAGACAATGCCACACAACTTCCAGCCAGAAGTTGCAACGAAAGAATTATTGGAAGAACATAAGCAGTAA
- a CDS encoding class I SAM-dependent methyltransferase has product MIPLVYDQINKWSIADEFYLNLLKKISVINIADLGCGTGRLTSVLATEGYNMTGIDPNSDSIEYAKHKKGSNFVNWIKGDSNALYPSKYNAVIMTGNVAQVFINETSWQKTITDVYKSLETHGHFIFDTRNPIVKPWLKWELDDTPDYAIHPVTGEQLEIWTEYDGFIDGIYTFSEKVIRKKTNEIILHEKMKLKFRSYEEILQTLNKIGFSEIRCYGDWKIKDATNSSDSFIFHAIK; this is encoded by the coding sequence TTGATACCATTAGTCTACGATCAAATTAATAAATGGAGTATTGCCGATGAATTTTATTTAAATCTTCTGAAAAAAATATCGGTTATTAATATAGCTGATTTAGGATGTGGTACTGGTAGATTAACCAGTGTCCTCGCAACCGAAGGGTACAATATGACCGGAATTGATCCTAATTCTGATTCAATTGAATATGCTAAACACAAGAAAGGATCTAATTTTGTGAATTGGATTAAAGGTGATAGTAATGCTCTTTATCCTTCTAAATATAATGCTGTAATAATGACTGGAAATGTAGCACAAGTATTTATCAATGAAACAAGTTGGCAAAAAACGATTACAGATGTTTACAAATCGCTAGAAACTCATGGTCATTTTATTTTTGACACTCGTAACCCTATAGTTAAACCATGGTTAAAATGGGAATTAGACGATACTCCTGATTATGCAATTCATCCTGTTACTGGAGAACAACTCGAAATATGGACAGAATATGATGGTTTTATTGATGGCATCTATACTTTTAGCGAAAAAGTAATAAGAAAAAAAACTAATGAAATCATTTTACACGAAAAGATGAAATTAAAATTCAGAAGTTATGAAGAGATACTTCAAACACTTAATAAAATTGGATTTAGTGAAATAAGATGTTATGGTGATTGGAAAATAAAAGATGCTACTAATTCATCTGATTCTTTTATTTTTCACGCTATAAAATAA